A DNA window from Methanobacterium sp. contains the following coding sequences:
- a CDS encoding NAD(P)H-dependent glycerol-3-phosphate dehydrogenase — protein MIGKVSVIGAGSLGTAIAQLVSNNVEEVFLHARRKEVVQDIQKNHRNLQYFPNIPLSPKIRAKHGYESSIDSEIIFFCVPSSAVRKVACEVKDLIKPETVLVSTAKGIEYPSGKTMSQIIYDETGKQPVILSGPNFASEIVLNQPTVTTIASTTQKNLEKVKKVLTTPEFLVDTVSDVVGTEMCSILKNINAIAYGICEGMNLNENARFAVLNKSFQETKEIVKGLGGNPDTVDGYCGLGDMVLTSTSNQSRNHTLGILYGQRITVDEKSSSILFEGKKSVMAIKKLCQENNITCDICQFADAVLNHQKSPEIAFQELWGKMI, from the coding sequence ATGATTGGAAAAGTTTCAGTAATTGGTGCTGGTAGTCTGGGAACGGCAATCGCCCAACTAGTGTCAAACAATGTTGAAGAAGTCTTTTTACATGCCCGGAGGAAAGAAGTCGTCCAGGACATCCAAAAAAACCACCGTAACCTACAATACTTTCCCAACATCCCACTTTCACCAAAAATCAGAGCCAAGCATGGATATGAATCTAGCATTGATTCCGAGATAATCTTTTTCTGCGTACCCTCCTCTGCAGTACGCAAGGTGGCTTGTGAGGTTAAAGACTTAATAAAACCAGAAACTGTTTTGGTAAGCACTGCTAAGGGAATAGAATACCCTTCCGGGAAAACCATGAGCCAGATCATATATGATGAAACCGGAAAACAGCCAGTAATACTTTCCGGACCTAACTTTGCATCAGAAATTGTTTTAAACCAACCAACAGTGACCACCATAGCATCCACCACCCAAAAGAACCTTGAAAAGGTTAAAAAGGTGTTAACTACTCCTGAATTCCTAGTTGACACGGTTAGTGATGTGGTTGGAACTGAAATGTGCAGTATCCTTAAAAACATCAACGCCATTGCCTATGGAATATGTGAGGGAATGAACCTCAATGAGAACGCCCGATTCGCAGTGCTAAACAAAAGTTTCCAGGAAACCAAAGAGATCGTAAAGGGGTTGGGTGGAAATCCAGACACTGTTGATGGTTATTGTGGACTGGGAGACATGGTACTCACCTCGACCAGTAATCAGAGCAGAAACCATACTTTAGGAATACTGTATGGTCAGAGGATCACTGTGGATGAAAAATCTTCCAGCATCCTCTTTGAAGGGAAAAAATCAGTAATGGCCATAAAAAAGCTGTGCCAAGAAAACAATATAACATGTGACATCTGCCAATTTGCAGATGCAGTTTTGAATCATCAAAAATCACCAGAAATAGCCTTCCAAGAACTCTGGGGGAAAATGATATAA
- a CDS encoding phosphocholine cytidylyltransferase family protein — MIAVILAAGMGERLMPLTKDMPKTLLQIDHETIIEKMVINCLNNGIREYVVVVGHFKEKVADECARLAAKYDVRFTIVENANYFKTNTGVSTLLAIEQLKNKDFIIINGDNVFDQKILTKLLESDSTAMIIDNYKKLNQESFKITIDGSTIKDMGKQIDISTSSGEFIGISKVARDDVELFAKILSNLTRENPQQYYDIAFVELSQKSEIDFVFTNGLKWTEIDDIDDFNHAKSIFIE; from the coding sequence ATGATAGCCGTAATACTAGCCGCAGGCATGGGAGAAAGACTGATGCCCCTCACCAAAGACATGCCTAAAACACTACTCCAAATAGACCATGAAACCATAATAGAAAAAATGGTCATAAACTGTCTGAACAACGGTATCCGAGAATATGTGGTGGTTGTTGGTCACTTTAAGGAAAAAGTGGCTGATGAATGTGCAAGACTCGCCGCGAAATATGATGTAAGATTTACCATAGTTGAAAATGCTAATTACTTCAAAACCAACACTGGAGTATCAACCCTCTTGGCAATAGAACAACTAAAAAATAAGGATTTCATAATCATCAATGGCGACAATGTTTTTGACCAAAAAATATTGACAAAACTTCTGGAATCAGACTCCACAGCAATGATCATTGACAACTACAAAAAGTTAAATCAAGAATCCTTCAAAATCACCATAGACGGCTCCACCATTAAGGACATGGGTAAACAAATAGACATAAGCACTTCAAGTGGTGAATTCATTGGTATATCTAAGGTTGCTAGGGATGATGTGGAATTATTTGCCAAGATATTAAGCAACCTTACCAGAGAAAACCCCCAACAATATTACGATATTGCCTTTGTGGAACTGAGCCAGAAATCAGAGATTGACTTTGTTTTCACCAACGGCCTTAAATGGACAGAAATTGATGATATTGATGATTTTAACCATGCTAAATCAATTTTTATAGAATAA